A window of the Comamonas sp. Y33R10-2 genome harbors these coding sequences:
- a CDS encoding restriction endonuclease, translating to MAENSLFAVLMRSRWWISFAICAAVVAASLAIFPKDISPFAALGAFPFFVVGCIAFYRQMRAPNPAQLDEIQQVMAAQSWPDFSAQLQTSWQAEGYEVQRLNQPGADLLLSRNGQTSVVSARRWKAATHGVEPLRELQAAQAKHEADLAIYVALQPLGDKAASCAKEHQTVVLDGKAIATLIAKSLKKS from the coding sequence ATGGCCGAAAACTCCCTGTTTGCAGTCCTGATGCGCTCGCGCTGGTGGATTAGCTTTGCGATCTGCGCCGCAGTCGTTGCCGCATCGCTGGCCATATTCCCCAAGGACATCTCGCCCTTTGCTGCTTTAGGTGCCTTTCCGTTTTTCGTCGTGGGCTGTATTGCTTTTTACAGGCAAATGCGCGCCCCCAACCCCGCTCAGCTTGACGAAATCCAGCAAGTCATGGCTGCGCAAAGCTGGCCCGACTTCAGCGCCCAGCTGCAAACAAGCTGGCAAGCTGAAGGCTATGAAGTCCAGCGCCTAAACCAGCCCGGCGCCGACCTGCTGCTGAGCCGCAACGGCCAAACCAGCGTTGTGAGCGCCCGCCGCTGGAAGGCTGCAACCCACGGCGTGGAGCCGCTGCGCGAGCTGCAAGCCGCCCAAGCCAAGCATGAAGCTGACTTGGCCATTTATGTGGCGCTGCAGCCGCTGGGCGATAAAGCCGCCAGCTGCGCCAAAGAGCATCAAACCGTGGTGCTAGACGGCAAAGCCATCGCCACCTTGATCGCCAAGAGCCTTAAAAAGAGCTAA